Proteins from a genomic interval of Rosa chinensis cultivar Old Blush chromosome 2, RchiOBHm-V2, whole genome shotgun sequence:
- the LOC112187390 gene encoding uncharacterized protein LOC112187390 translates to MAGRWDLGLPKAKACSLREQATRTILRNVRSQGHTYVEVREDGKKFIFFCTLCLAPCYSDKVLFDHLKGNLHNERLAAAKVTLLRPNPWPFNDGVVFFDNSYETDRVLVTPDDNKFRLLESHDNENNLAIVKYGDNLNTNGYDHCGVDERECNEYIDSPGLHSNVGVKSFVENSTADGAISSVVIPGVVVRDEITDIEVREVGLGEIAARFHGKDGISRIWCEWLGVKSLDSENFCKVTEHDFAVVTFSYNIDLGRKGLLDDVRMLLSSSPTIESGNGEGTGCKRKKSFSDPEDISDSLSNQYDSFGEDSSASSGPASRLLLDHYDDQLPSLNTRFILNKSIRRELRRQQRLASGRMCDICQQRMLPGKDVATLMNVKTGRLACSSRNVNGAFHVFHTSCLIHWILLCEVEIITNQNTGSKVRRRSRRKTAAKCNGTDAQLKSMTPQIYSVFCPECQGTGIVVDGDELEKPNLPLSQMFTYKIKVSDARRAWMKSPEMLQNCSTGFHFPSQSEAGIQEKVKTLKLLHFYRAHE, encoded by the exons ATGGCGGGAAGGTGGGATCTTGGCCTTCCAAAGGCTAAAGCTTGTAGTCTTCGAGAGCAAGCAACAAGAACAATTCTTCGCAATGTGAGGTCACAAGGGCACACATATGTTGAGGTCAGGGAAGATGGGAAGAAGTTCATTTTCTTCTGTACTCTGTGTCTTGCACCCTGCTATAGTGATAAGGTGCTGTTTGATCACTTGAAGGGTAATCTTCATAATGAGAGATTGGCTGCTGCTAAGGTTACTCTTTTACGACCAAATCCTTGGCCTTTCAATGATGGTGTGGTTTTCTTTGACAATTCATATGAGACTGATAGAGTGTTAGTGACTCCAGATGACAATAAATTTAGGCTGTTGGAGTCTCATGACAATGAGAACAATCTTGCTATTGTCAAATATGGGGATAATCTGAATACCAATGGCTATGATCATTGTGGTGTTGATGAGCGTGAATGTAATGAGTATATAGATTCGCCAGGCTTGCATTCAAATGTTGGAGTTAAATCCTTTGTTGAGAATTCAACTGCTGATGGAGCAATTTCCTCTGTAGTGATCCCTGGTGTTGTGGTTAGGGATGAAATTACTGATATAGAAGTGAGAGAGGTGGGTTTGGGAGAAATTGCTGCAAGGTTCCATGGGAAAGATGGCATTAGTAGAATATGGTGTGAATGGTTGGGGGTAAAATCTTTAGACAGTGAGAATTTTTGCAAAGTTACTGAGCATGATTTCGCTGTTGTTACCTTCAGTTATAATATTGATTTGGGTAGAAAGGGTTTACTTGATGATGTAAGGATGTTACTGTCATCCAGCCCTACAATAGAATCAGGGAATGGTGAAGGCACCGGTTGTAAGAGAAAGAAATCCTTTTCTGATCCCGAGGATATCAGTGACTCTCTAAGTAATCAGTATGATTCGTTTGGGGAAGATTCCTCTGCTTCCAGTGGTCCAGCATCTAGGTTGCTTCTAGACCATTATGATGATCAGCTACCGTCACTGAATACAAGATTTATTTTGAACAAATCTATAAGGCGAGAGCTAAGACGGCAACAGCGTTTAGCGTCAGGGAGAATGTGTGATATCTGTCAACAGAGGATGCTTCCTGGGAAAGATGTAGCAACTCTCATGAATGTGAAGACTGGAAGGCTTGCTTGCAGTAGTCGAAATGTGAATGGG GCTTTTCATGTGTTTCATACTTCCTGCCTTATACACTGGATTCTTCTGTGTGAAGTTGAGATAATCACAAATCAGAATACTGGTTCAAAAGTGAGGAGAAGGTCTAGGAGAAAAACTGCAGCCAAGTGCAATGGAACAGATGCTCAGTTGAAATCTATGACCCCACAAATTTATTCTGTGTTCTGCCCAGAGTGCCAGGGTACTGGTATTGTCGTTGATGGAGATGAACTGGAGAAACCGAATCTTCCTTTGTCTCAG ATGTTCACGTATAAGATAAAGGTGAGTGATGCACGTAGAGCATGGATGAAGAGTCCTGAAATGTTGCAGAATTGCTCGACTGGTTTTCATTTTCCCTCCCAATCTGAAGCAGGAATCCAG GAAAAGGTGAAAACGCTGAAGTTGTTGCATTTCTATAGAGCACATGAATAG